TAGAACACTTTCATTCGTCAAGAGCCCGCCGGGGGACACTCCGGTACCCAGGGAGGCTCCCCGGCTCGGGCGGGGTTCAGTAGGCGAAGCTGGACGTGCCCATGGTCGTGGCGACCTTCAGGACACCGCTGCCCGGTGGCAGCGTGGTGACCGTGCCCGGTTTCGGAGCACTGGTGGTCGTGCCGTCGCCGAGCTGGCCCTTGGCGTTGTCACCCCAGGCCGTCACCGACCCGTTGTCCCGGGCGGCCACCGTGTGGTCGCTTCCGCCCGCGATGTGGACGGCCCCCGACAGCGTCTCGATGGGCACGGGAGTCGTACGGTTGAGGAGGGTCCCGTCGCCGAGCTGGCCCTTGGTGTTGGCGCCCCACGCCCACACGGTGCCGTCGCTCAGGGTCGCGAAGCTCCCGTACGCCGTTGCGTAAAGGCTGGTGACCGCGTCGACGAACTGGACGTCCACCGGCTCACCGCTGTCGGTGGTGGTGTTGTTGCCGAGTTGCCCGTTCGTGTTCCCGCCCCATGCCTTCACCTTGCCGGTGGACGTCAGGGCCAGCACATGCTCGCAGCCCACCGCGATGGCGGCGATGTCGCTCACCCCCTTCACCTGCTGCGGGGTGTTGTGATCGGTCAGGTTCGCCGCGCCGAGGCCGAGTTGGCCCTTCGCACCCGCCCCCCAGCTCCAGAGGGTCCCGTCCTGCCCCAGCGCGACGCTGAACGCGCATCCGGCGCCCACATCCTTGACCCGGGTGAGGCTCTGGACCACCACCGGTGTCTTGGTCGGATCGGTTGCGGCCCCCGCCCCGAGCTGCCCCTTGCCATTGCCGCCCCAGGACATCACCCGCCCGCCGTGCACCGCGAGAGCGTGGTCGCCCCCGGCGGCGATCTCACTGATTCCGGACAGTCCGGCGACCATGGCCGGGAAGCCCTGATCCGTCGTGGTGCCGTTGCCCAGCTGTCCTTTGTCGTTGCCGCCCCAGGCCTGTACGGTGCCGTTCTCCATCAGGGCGACCGCGAAGGGACGCCCAAGGGATGGACCGTCGACCTGGACACCATCGCCCGTCGCCACTTCACCGCCGCCCCCCGCGAGCTCACGGATGCCGTCACGGACGAGGGCGAGCACGGGAGCGGGGGTCTGCTGCGCCACTGTGGAGCCGTTGCCGAGCTGCCCCGAGCCATTGGTGCCCCAGGCCTCCACCCAGGGTTCGGGAGCCAGGGCCCGCGCGGGGGCGGATGTCGCCGCGAGGGTGGTGGCGGCGGTCAGCACGGCGGTGGCCGCGGCCA
The nucleotide sequence above comes from Streptomyces clavuligerus. Encoded proteins:
- a CDS encoding RCC1 domain-containing protein, which encodes MRIRSFRTAGMAAATAVLTAATTLAATSAPARALAPEPWVEAWGTNGSGQLGNGSTVAQQTPAPVLALVRDGIRELAGGGGEVATGDGVQVDGPSLGRPFAVALMENGTVQAWGGNDKGQLGNGTTTDQGFPAMVAGLSGISEIAAGGDHALAVHGGRVMSWGGNGKGQLGAGAATDPTKTPVVVQSLTRVKDVGAGCAFSVALGQDGTLWSWGAGAKGQLGLGAANLTDHNTPQQVKGVSDIAAIAVGCEHVLALTSTGKVKAWGGNTNGQLGNNTTTDSGEPVDVQFVDAVTSLYATAYGSFATLSDGTVWAWGANTKGQLGDGTLLNRTTPVPIETLSGAVHIAGGSDHTVAARDNGSVTAWGDNAKGQLGDGTTTSAPKPGTVTTLPPGSGVLKVATTMGTSSFAY